The Streptomyces avermitilis MA-4680 = NBRC 14893 genome contains a region encoding:
- a CDS encoding lytic transglycosylase domain-containing protein, translating to MAGHRVRGTRGTAIAAATMAVLTASQAPAAVPARASVPPRQAPAEHGPSASGDTRYRTELPPLRTRDRKGGASVAGAALPASVFAAYRHAEAELTRTAPGCRLRWQLLAAIGQVESGQARGGRVTADGTTLAPILGPRLDGGAFAVVRDTDGGAYDGDPAYDRAVGPMQFIPSTWARWGTDGNGDGRADPDNVFDAALAAGRYLCAGGRDLSDPAELDRAVLGYNHSEAYLHTVRAWYAYFLEGHRVVSDSSAKASTRPEPSQPKPTPKPAPSPRPRAFPSRTPSAPASPAPTRSRSAGGAEGTEQPQLPRPGTDIELPGDDLLPSDGPLTSNGVNSMASSPSTTADTGR from the coding sequence ATGGCAGGGCACAGGGTCAGAGGCACCAGGGGTACGGCGATCGCGGCGGCGACCATGGCGGTTCTGACCGCGTCACAGGCGCCGGCGGCGGTCCCGGCACGGGCCTCCGTACCCCCGCGGCAGGCGCCCGCCGAGCACGGGCCGAGCGCGTCGGGCGACACCCGGTACCGCACCGAGCTCCCACCACTGCGGACCCGGGACCGCAAGGGCGGGGCGTCGGTGGCGGGAGCCGCGCTGCCGGCGAGCGTGTTCGCCGCCTACCGGCACGCCGAGGCGGAGCTCACGCGCACCGCGCCCGGCTGCCGGCTGCGCTGGCAGTTGCTGGCCGCGATCGGCCAGGTGGAGTCCGGGCAGGCGCGCGGCGGTCGGGTGACGGCGGACGGTACGACCCTGGCGCCGATCCTCGGGCCGCGGCTGGACGGCGGCGCCTTCGCCGTCGTGCGGGACACCGACGGCGGCGCGTACGACGGGGACCCGGCCTACGACCGGGCGGTCGGACCGATGCAGTTCATCCCGTCGACCTGGGCCCGCTGGGGCACGGACGGCAACGGCGACGGGCGGGCCGACCCGGACAACGTCTTCGACGCGGCGCTCGCCGCCGGGCGCTACCTGTGTGCGGGCGGGCGAGACCTCTCCGACCCGGCCGAACTCGACCGGGCTGTCCTCGGCTACAACCACTCGGAGGCGTATCTGCACACGGTCAGGGCCTGGTACGCGTACTTCCTGGAGGGGCACCGGGTGGTGTCGGACAGCTCCGCGAAGGCGTCGACACGCCCCGAGCCGTCGCAGCCGAAACCCACGCCGAAGCCGGCACCGTCCCCCCGCCCCAGAGCCTTCCCGTCCCGGACTCCGTCCGCGCCTGCCTCGCCGGCCCCCACCAGGTCACGTTCGGCGGGCGGGGCCGAGGGGACCGAGCAGCCCCAACTCCCCCGGCCCGGCACGGACATCGAGCTGCCCGGCGACGACCTGCTGCCCAGCGACGGTCCGCTGACCAGCAACGGTGTGAACTCGATGGCCTCCTCCCCCTCCACAACCGCGGATACTGGGCGGTAA
- a CDS encoding M64 family metallopeptidase → MTTSDGTVQGHTQIFGSAPRNRAFTVVLLGDGFTAAQQTDFNNACAAFVTALRATPPYDELSPAINVWRVNVASTDSGADDPAAAGGTGATARTYFDASFGGNGIRRLLICNNSTVLTTAAAQVPEFSVAIVVVNSTVYGGSGGSVGTYSLAGGATEIALHEIGHTAYGLADEYAYYAGGNETGHDHHPAGEPAEPNVTLNTQRASLKWGWAVAASTALPTMSNPDCSTVDGRASTVPAGTVGCFEGAHYYHCGAFRPEYDCKMRALGIPFCRVCRQVIWNRIGPLATLPARPRTPISVVARYPEHLDVFAVAADGRTMSDWWDAGSGWAGWFQVSGGLASPGGAGSPVTSVARYAGHLDLFVVGTDSRVYSTWWDQSSGWAAWFRVGTLVARPGSTVNVVSRYSDHLDLFTTGSDGRTMSTWWDARTGWAADWFHVSGGVAANGATVTAVARHPFHLDVFTVGTDNRVYSAWWDERSGWSAWFALPGIVCRPDSTVTAVARHRDHLDLFTTASDGRIMSTWWDARSGWAPWFQVSGGAASAGSPVTAVVRYTNHMDLFVVGTDNRIYSTWWHDTTGWAAWFNVSGGVAKPGSQVAALSRVTEHLDVFAVGSDGLVHSAWWDASGGWSGWFQLGIT, encoded by the coding sequence ATGACCACGTCCGACGGCACCGTTCAGGGCCACACCCAGATCTTCGGATCCGCGCCGCGCAACCGGGCCTTCACCGTCGTACTGCTCGGTGACGGGTTCACCGCCGCCCAGCAGACCGACTTCAACAACGCCTGCGCGGCCTTCGTCACCGCGTTACGCGCCACTCCGCCCTACGACGAGCTCTCGCCGGCCATCAACGTCTGGCGGGTCAACGTCGCCTCCACCGACTCGGGCGCCGACGATCCCGCCGCGGCCGGCGGCACCGGCGCGACGGCACGCACCTATTTCGACGCGAGTTTCGGCGGCAACGGCATCCGGCGCCTCCTCATCTGCAACAACTCGACGGTCCTGACGACGGCCGCCGCGCAGGTGCCGGAGTTCTCCGTCGCCATCGTCGTCGTGAATTCCACGGTCTACGGGGGCAGCGGCGGGTCCGTCGGCACGTACTCCCTGGCCGGCGGCGCGACGGAGATCGCCCTCCACGAGATCGGGCACACCGCGTACGGTCTGGCGGACGAATACGCGTACTACGCCGGCGGCAACGAGACCGGGCACGATCACCATCCGGCGGGCGAGCCGGCCGAGCCGAACGTCACACTCAACACCCAACGCGCTTCCCTCAAGTGGGGCTGGGCGGTCGCCGCGAGCACGGCCCTGCCGACGATGAGCAACCCGGACTGCTCGACCGTGGACGGCCGGGCGAGCACGGTTCCCGCCGGGACGGTCGGCTGCTTCGAGGGTGCGCACTACTACCACTGCGGCGCGTTCCGGCCCGAGTACGACTGCAAGATGCGCGCGCTCGGCATCCCGTTCTGCCGGGTGTGCCGGCAGGTGATCTGGAACCGGATCGGCCCGCTCGCGACGCTGCCCGCCCGTCCCCGCACACCGATCAGCGTCGTCGCCCGCTATCCCGAGCATCTCGACGTCTTCGCGGTGGCGGCGGACGGGCGCACCATGTCCGACTGGTGGGACGCGGGCAGTGGCTGGGCCGGCTGGTTCCAGGTCTCGGGCGGGCTCGCCTCGCCCGGCGGAGCGGGCTCTCCGGTCACCTCGGTGGCGCGGTACGCGGGCCATCTCGACCTGTTCGTCGTCGGCACCGACAGCCGGGTCTACAGCACCTGGTGGGACCAGTCGAGCGGCTGGGCCGCCTGGTTCCGGGTCGGCACGCTCGTCGCGCGGCCCGGTTCGACGGTCAATGTCGTCAGCCGTTACAGCGACCACCTGGATCTGTTCACCACCGGGTCCGACGGCCGGACGATGTCGACGTGGTGGGACGCGCGTACCGGCTGGGCGGCGGACTGGTTCCACGTCAGCGGCGGTGTCGCGGCGAACGGCGCGACCGTCACCGCCGTCGCGCGCCACCCGTTCCACCTCGACGTGTTCACGGTGGGGACGGACAACCGGGTCTACAGCGCCTGGTGGGACGAGCGCAGCGGCTGGTCGGCGTGGTTCGCGCTGCCGGGCATCGTCTGCCGGCCGGACTCCACCGTGACCGCGGTGGCGCGCCATCGCGACCATCTGGACCTGTTCACCACCGCGTCCGACGGCCGGATCATGTCGACGTGGTGGGACGCGCGCAGTGGCTGGGCCCCGTGGTTCCAGGTGTCGGGCGGTGCGGCGTCGGCGGGCTCGCCCGTGACCGCCGTGGTGCGCTACACGAACCACATGGACCTGTTCGTCGTCGGTACTGACAACCGGATCTACTCGACCTGGTGGCACGACACCACGGGGTGGGCCGCCTGGTTCAACGTGTCCGGCGGCGTCGCCAAGCCCGGCAGCCAGGTCGCGGCGCTGTCCCGGGTCACCGAACACCTGGACGTGTTCGCGGTCGGCTCGGACGGCCTCGTCCACAGCGCCTGGTGGGACGCGTCGGGCGGCTGGTCGGGCTGGTTCCAGCTCGGCATCACCTGA